A portion of the Achromobacter sp. MFA1 R4 genome contains these proteins:
- the serA gene encoding phosphoglycerate dehydrogenase → MAKIVLFENIHPSARAVFEAAGYTDIVTHAAALPPSQLHDALRGVQVAGIRSRTHLDAALLSGNPDLRVVGCFCIGTNQVDLDTAMQRGIPVFNAPFSNTRSVAELVLGEAILLLRRIPEKNARVHLGHWDKSAAGAFETRGKTLGIVGYGNIGSQISTLAESLGMRVIYHDVEAKLPLGNARPAGTLNDLLEQADVVTLHVPGGKSTENIMNAETIARMRRGAILINASRGTVVDIAALHAALKSGHLAGAALDVFPTEPKGPDEPLASPLIGMPNVILTPHIGGSTQESQENIGREVAEKLVRFLQAGTTKGAVNFPELPFLEQAGGTRILHVHRNAPGALGALDNLMAQHGLNIVSQTLQTRGQIGYVITDVEGQVDDIVMTALRDHPITVRCDRL, encoded by the coding sequence ATGGCAAAAATCGTCCTGTTCGAGAACATCCATCCCAGCGCCCGCGCCGTCTTCGAGGCAGCCGGCTACACCGACATCGTCACGCACGCCGCGGCCCTGCCGCCGTCGCAACTGCACGACGCCCTGCGCGGCGTGCAGGTGGCGGGGATCCGTTCTCGCACCCACCTGGATGCCGCCCTGCTGTCCGGCAACCCCGACTTGCGCGTCGTGGGGTGCTTCTGCATCGGCACGAACCAGGTGGACCTGGATACGGCCATGCAACGCGGCATTCCGGTTTTCAACGCGCCGTTTTCGAACACGCGCTCGGTGGCCGAGCTGGTGCTGGGCGAGGCCATCCTGCTGCTGCGCCGCATTCCGGAAAAGAACGCGCGCGTGCACCTGGGCCACTGGGACAAGAGCGCCGCGGGCGCGTTTGAAACGCGCGGCAAGACGCTGGGCATCGTGGGCTACGGCAACATCGGCTCGCAGATCAGCACCCTGGCCGAAAGCCTGGGCATGCGCGTCATCTATCACGACGTGGAAGCCAAGCTGCCGCTGGGCAATGCCCGTCCCGCCGGCACGCTGAACGACTTGCTGGAGCAGGCCGACGTCGTCACGCTGCATGTGCCCGGCGGCAAGTCCACCGAAAACATCATGAACGCCGAGACCATCGCACGCATGCGTCGCGGCGCCATCCTGATCAACGCTTCGCGCGGCACGGTCGTGGACATCGCCGCGCTGCACGCGGCGCTGAAGTCCGGGCACCTGGCCGGCGCCGCGCTGGACGTGTTCCCCACCGAACCCAAGGGTCCGGACGAGCCGCTGGCCAGCCCGCTCATCGGGATGCCCAACGTCATCCTGACCCCGCACATCGGCGGCAGCACGCAGGAATCGCAAGAGAACATCGGCCGCGAAGTGGCCGAGAAACTCGTGCGCTTCCTGCAGGCCGGCACCACCAAGGGCGCCGTCAACTTCCCCGAACTGCCGTTCCTGGAGCAGGCCGGCGGCACGCGCATCCTGCATGTGCACCGCAACGCGCCGGGCGCGCTGGGCGCGCTGGACAACCTGATGGCCCAGCACGGCCTGAACATCGTCAGCCAGACCCTGCAGACGCGCGGCCAGATCGGCTACGTGATCACCGACGTGGAAGGCCAGGTGGACGACATCGTGATGACCGCCCTGCGCGATCACCCGATCACGGTGCGCTGCGACCGGCTGTAA
- a CDS encoding DUF411 domain-containing protein codes for MNVSRLTRRLVIAAALCAPAILAAQTPVKVEVWKTPTCGCCEDWVQHMRDNGFAVITHDVDDTGPIRRNAGMADYGSCHTAMVDGYAVEGHVPASDVRRLLREKPDAAGLAALGMPLGSPGMDGPEYGGRKTPHDVVLVDKRGGAKVFQAYR; via the coding sequence ATGAACGTTTCCCGCCTTACACGCCGCCTCGTCATCGCCGCGGCCCTGTGCGCCCCCGCCATCCTGGCCGCGCAAACGCCGGTCAAGGTAGAGGTCTGGAAAACGCCAACCTGCGGCTGCTGCGAAGACTGGGTCCAGCACATGCGCGACAACGGCTTTGCCGTGATCACGCATGACGTCGACGACACCGGCCCCATCCGCCGCAATGCGGGCATGGCGGACTATGGGTCGTGCCACACCGCGATGGTGGACGGCTACGCCGTCGAAGGCCACGTGCCGGCCAGCGACGTGCGCCGGCTGCTGCGGGAAAAGCCGGACGCCGCGGGCCTTGCCGCGCTCGGGATGCCGTTGGGCTCGCCGGGCATGGACGGCCCGGAATACGGCGGCCGCAAGACGCCGCACGATGTCGTGCTGGTAGACAAGCGCGGCGGGGCCAAGGTGTTCCAGGCGTACCGCTAG